CGATTCATCAACATTGAAGGGGCCATAAGATGTTTGACTACGTTCTTAACATCAAACAGAAGGATATTGTAAGGATAGATACTGATCAGGTTATGATTCAAAGATTCGATTTCATCGAACAAACCTCCTTCCCCCAACAAGGCAAACATATACGTAAAcaatcacaatcctaaacacacaaaacaaagaCTAACAGAAAACCACACACAAATCAGTACAGTTGTCCTCACTACAACTATACCACGTCTTCaatcattttcttgagttttgaTATGAAGAAAGAATAACTCTCACCAAATTATTCTCATCTTCCACCTCACCCCACaaccacaacaacaaaaaacaagaTCCCAATTCAGTTCTTACTACATAGAGGAGATGATGAATCTATGAGACTCTTATTCTATCAACAAGTAGCTTATGAAATGTTGACAAGAACAAAATCAGAGTTTTTTGTTGGAGGGTTACTGTCAGTGGGGCCATGGAAAGTGACATAGAACATATGCAAATCGTCGTTGACAGTATCCACTTTGTAATCACTCATCATCCTGATTGATAcacgaagaagaaggaagacatATATGAATAAGAAGAGATCATCATCAACAGAtccaatatgtatatataagaaaaaagagCCAAATCGAGAGATGATTTCGATGAACTAGAAGATAGAGAATTGAGCACATACAATTTCATCATGTCCATCTCTCGGCGTTTGCTCGGCGAAGCCATGTCcgattctcttttcttcttcttctggtttgatagagagagagaagaaaatgaTTCTATGAGACAATGAAATGGACATTTGCCTTATTATCAtctgtcctttttttttttttttactcttttaaTTAAGAGTCAAATACGTTAcctctttttattatttaaacattaATATCTGATTATTGACTAATATCTGATTATTGACTAATTATATCACAACAAgcaaaaaacatattatagtattttctctcctatttattctgtttttttttcttttttgcataATTCCTATTTATTCTGTTGTCAAATATTACGTTAGTCACTACTCTCAGTTACCCGAATAGTAGAGATGTCTGATCAATTTTATCACTGCAACAATAAAATATAGGCTGTTTccttatttttctgtttttctgtTTATGTTATGTATCTCTTATCTTAGttttgaattaattattttaaaaaaagctGATTAATATACGTTTCagttggaaaaaaataaatattgccCTCGGTTGTAGTGGATTGAACTGTAACTGaggattttttatattaaaaaaattgataaaatacgtaaataatatatatatatatatattaactgaaaattatatttagttgCTCCATTTACATTTATCATTTCTGGTGACCGCGTTTATTCTTATTAacaaatttgtaattaattaaacaaGATAAACAATGTGCGAAAAAAAAGACATGATAGATGATAAGTGGCATCTTGTCTTAATCTTATCCACTGTTGCCGTGAGGCCCTTAACAACTAAGGATTAGTacattaattatacttatacaATCGTATACAAATCAAACTCTCGACTCATTACTGAACATTTCTTATTCAGAGGCAAATGAACCTTTGAACGAAATATTTATCAGAATACAAGGGAGAACTTTCTAAGAAGAATGATGGTGGAtaagtgatatttttataaCCAAAAAGGACGAAGACTTATTGCAAAAGAAATGTGAGCAATAACTTAAGACGAGTTACGATTGTTGAAGAAGACGTGTCGACAATAAATTAGGTTTCTTTGTCCTTTTTCGTGAAAACTATTTACGTGTCCACATGCATGAACTAAATCCTCACTCAAATTTCTTAACACACACCATTAGCAAACCATATGGTCCATATCAACACTTAATAATCTGTTTTCGTATGATTGTATTTGTATCACAACTCGGGCCGAGAACCTGGGGCCCTGACTATGAGGATGTGGATTTTTCTTGGGTTTCCTTTATGGGCGGATGTGTAAACAACTTAGTTTGTGTGTGAAGTTTTTTTAGAAGTCTTTGCTTCTGGGGAATCTCCTCATTCGCTGTTGTTATCTACGCATTAAGTTTGAGTTATGATAACCGATAATTTCTTTCTCATTTGTATCAACGTGTGACGACATATTCAGTCATGAAATCTGTGTCTGAAGTAGTGAAGTTGTTCTCGCAAGCCCAAAATCACCAATCTTGAGTTCGTGTTTCGAGTTAAGCAGCACGTTGATTGGCCTTAGATCACGATGTAATATGTTGGCTGAGTGCACGTACTTGAGCCCTCTTAAGAGCTGGTACACAATGAActgtaaaaagtaaataatgAATAAAGATCATACCAGAGAGATCAGATTAGACTTACACGGGCATTGATCATGGCTTAAGGTTTGGTTAGAACGTAGGATTCGCTGAAGATCAGTGTCCATTAACTCATACAATGTAGACATCGTTGAGAGATATCTCGTTGCGGAGGTTTTGCAATATCTTTGATGGCTATGACCTGAAGAATCAAACCAAGGCCTGAAGATgagaaattaaagaaaaaaacagaggaaacagagTATCCTCTGTTTATCTCGTTCTTGGAGATCAATAGACTACCAaaaatatagattaaaaaatcaatatgagAAATTACGAATAACGTTTTACGTTCTCATGATCCATATGcctgagaagcttgatttcaCGTAGAGTTCTCTTAGCATCAATAATGTTATCAAAAGCATTACCGATCTTTTTAATGGCCACCTTCTCTCCATTCACTGAGTTCACCGCAGCACTGAAACTCAAGAATCAAGAACCAATGAGCATTCAAAAAGAAGAAGGCTTTGGTGAGAAGAAGAGAGCTTACCAGACGATACCACAAGCGCCTCTACCAATGGGACATACTTTCTTGAAACTTCAAAGAGCTGTCCATAAACGTTGTACTGAATATAACGGCCTCCGTGTGTAGGTACAACTTTGATGCAATGGTCGGTAGAACCAGAGCTTGATTCTCCTCCAGACATGATGCAATGAATCAGACCAagaaccagagagagagagacgaagaAGGCTTTGTTGAAGTTCTCTAAGGTCCCTCTTGAAGACACTAAATCCATGTGAAGAGAAAGAAGCTTTTTTATCAACTGTaaaagatctctctctctcaagtgACTCTTGAGTCTAAAGAGCATGAAAAATTACGTACTTGTATGGGTCACAAGAAGTAGTGTCACTCTGTTTTGCTCAATACTGCAAAATTCATGTGTTACTACTAATTGCACCAATCTATCAatcatttctgatttttttttggtaaaataatcatttctgatttgatttgatcctttgatttaaattggtttatagaAAGATTagatattttggaaaaaaagagCTTAGATCTTTATGAccaacaatgttttttttttttgctaagaatgcTAAATATCATATTAATGATGTTCAGATTTACAAAAGTTAATCTAAGTGCTACTCTACCTTagcaaaaagaaaggaaaaacaaGATAGAGCAATGTTTATGAACCTAATAAATTAGATAATCCAACTTGACAACAGAAAAAGAAATTTCTTCCTATCCCTCCTTGCCATCACCGTTGGAGCGATAATGCAGCTGTTGTGATATACATTGTTTCTCTGTTTCCAAAGATGGTAGATTGTCGACTGTACGACTATAACAATGTTGGTATCTAATAGTAGAGCAAATCATTAATTCCATTGTGTTTCATGCTTAAACAACATTTGGTCCAAACTACATTtgataagtgtttttttttcaagttggTTAACTGAGAAATGTTAAATAGACAGAGTTATACGACTGACAGTTCTACATACACTATAAATATTGACTTCTAATTACATCACCCTAAGAGGTCATATGATCTACGTAATCTTGCAGTATGTTGTCTATCTCTTGCAATATGCTGCCGatcttttgtaaattttattttttactaatttGCATAACTCACTATTTTTGGGAGTGGAAATCCTAACAACTAAGACGTTCTTCTTGCAGTGTGTTGCTGCcgatatttattatttttttaccaaaagcTTCGATTTCttgtaaatcttttttttttgacgaaaatttcttgtaaatcttttttttactaatttgcATAACTCACATTTTTTGGGAGCAAACTTTTTGCCAATTATATTTTCGTGTGTGATTTGTTAAGCATCAAAGTTTCGATTATTATGTCCCCGATCAAAGTTTGTTggcacaaaaagaaaaaaagctttACATGTAGTGCCCTTTTCATATATCGTAGAACATTTCATTGCATCCAAACACATGAAGgtattatatcatatatattgttCTCACAAAGAAATTCCAAAACTCACAATATAATCGACATTTAAATTTATctccaacatatatatatatatatatatatatatatatatatatcaatgttTATAATTTGGGTGGTGCTGCAGCCAGTCCTTGATGAGTGAACGAAGAGTGTAGTTTGGGGTAAGATCGCGATGAGCGAGCCTTGCTCCTGTGTTTGGCGACGTATCATTCCCTATATTTAGCCAGTATCTGATATTCTTGGCCTCGTACGTGAAACCATCAGCAGCCACATGAGGATCTCTCATTATGTCCTAAACCAATATCAATTTATGATGAGCCAAACCATTGCATAGTATTTCAAGATGCAGAGGTGGTTTTGAATCCCTAACCTTTGAAATGGGACAAAGATAATCTTCGGGAGCACAGTCTGCTTCGCTCTCATTGCTTACAGAATGATCTTTATCTTGATCGTTTCCTTTGTTTGGGTTCTGAGTTGAAGTATGGAGTTCTGTGAACGAATCCGATGGATTTCCAAGGTCGAAACTTCCTTCTCTATTAAACCGAAAAACAAACAGAACAAAAGTGTGACAATTAATACCTTTAAAGAGTAGTatagacacacaaacacacacacacaaacaaaaaaaaacaagtaatcCTCAAACTTACCTTGTCTTGATTAGTTTCCCTTTGCAGATGAACCACATTTTACAGCGAGTAGGTGCATGTTGACTCACGTACTCTGCTTTTCTAGATGTGATAGACATTCCCCTGCATTATTAAGGAGATGTTATTATTTTCTGTATTAATTTTTTCTCGAAATATCAAGAACATAcatacaaaaatcgaattttactttgggcaaatctccaaaatagcacatttctaagtttatatcacaaaaatagcactcaaaaactaaaatgaccaaatagcattatatcttttgaaaaatttaaatttttttatttttcaaaatttgaaatcttatccccaaaacctcacttttcaactctaaaccctaaaacctaaactctaaaccttaaaccctaaattctaaaccctaaactccaccccttgagtgctatttttgtgacttttgaccttgagtgctaatttgggaacaaaaacttgatttagtgttattttggtttttttctcttttacttaCCTGGAATAATGAGGATTAGCTGCTGCTCCCATAACGAGCTTCTTGATATTGTTTTGATTGATGAGTTTCACAATCTCTTCACCAACACCATATCCTGGTATCAGTAATATACTCACATCTTTTTCATTAACCTGCACCAATATATTACATAATTCCATCAATCTTTTCAAAAATCAATCATTTTTCCTTTAAGCTCCATTCAGTCgtagtttttgatttttcaaCATTTTCCATTGCTAACACAGTTGTATCTGCAAAGAGAATTAACTTACCCCTTCGTTTGTGCAGATATCACGGTACTTGTAAAGGCTATCATATGAAGTTTTCAGCTCTGACTCTTGGATTGCCTTGATCTCACTTTCATCAAGCCCACATGCTACAAAATAATACACGAAGAAAATAAGATTCCAATTTTAACACCCGCAAACAAAAAAGAGCACACAGACAAAAGTGCCATATCAATAGCTAATTAggt
The window above is part of the Brassica napus cultivar Da-Ae chromosome C3, Da-Ae, whole genome shotgun sequence genome. Proteins encoded here:
- the LOC125584346 gene encoding U-box domain-containing protein 54-like; amino-acid sequence: MGETLYSDVIYVAVNQDVRESKLNLLWTLKTFRVKKLCLLQVHIPFSLNPSSCGLDESEIKAIQESELKTSYDSLYKYRDICTNEGVNEKDVSILLIPGYGVGEEIVKLINQNNIKKLVMGAAANPHYSRGMSITSRKAEYVSQHAPTRCKMWFICKGKLIKTREGSFDLGNPSDSFTELHTSTQNPNKGNDQDKDHSVSNESEADCAPEDYLCPISKDIMRDPHVAADGFTYEAKNIRYWLNIGNDTSPNTGARLAHRDLTPNYTLRSLIKDWLQHHPNYKH